DNA from Plasmodium cynomolgi strain B DNA, chromosome 12, whole genome shotgun sequence:
TGTGCTTATCCTCCTTTCGTTTATTCCCTTTGtgtttattcctttttaggCTTATCCTTCTACGATGCGAGCCAGTCCTAGCTGTGGAAAGGCCAGCAGTCCCATATTCGCCAAAGTAGCAATTCGGAaaaatggtttaaaaaatattctgtGTATCCCCCCGTGCTGCTAAAATTGGTTCCACGAAATTGCTCTTCtcaaaaatttggaaattaCTCATGAGAACTTCCTCCTTGtgattctttaaatttaGACTATGTAAAAGTTaggcaaaggggaaaaaaaaaaaaataaaataaaaataataaaaagaaaaaagaaaaataaataaaaaggaaaattaaaaaaatagaaaaataaaaaaaataataaaaagctTTTCTGTGCTTTAGGTAGTTCTTTTCACCAATTCGCTGCTTCGTGTTTAAGTGCAACCGTTTGGGAATTTCACGCGTAGGTATGCCATGGTGTTAGGGCTGCTTTATGGCAGGTTACGCGGCTCGCAATACTTTTCGTGCAGCACGTGTGAGGGTAATGTCATATACATTGAGGAAACGCTTGGTTGAGTCAACTTGGTGGGGATTTTTCTCCATTCGTTTCCGCCCCGATTGAATAATGTACCCAAGCAacgatgcaaaaaaaaaaaatggataatgatgcttaaaaaaaaaaaaaaaaaaaacatgcgtAGAGCCTACATACGTTATATGAAACACTAGCTCATTATTTTATCCTCCCTACTTCACCAATTTTACgtagcaaaaattttttttaaaatgaatttctCCGTGTTCTTATCGGACCAGTTAACGGCCAAAGCGGTTAATACGAAAGGGAGCGAATGACACGACAAACCTACTTGCTGAGTTTACATCGTATTGACGGGGTTGAATGCCACTTGGCGAATGTCCCCCACATGTGCATCTCCCTCCACGTTCGGCCAcgggaaaagcaaaatgagaaacGTACCATGTGTGTACCCCAAAATTGCCATCATGAATTGggcacaaatatatatacacacatgcctgcaccattttgaagtgcctttttttttctctgtccCCCTTGGACACAACGaaggaatagaaaaaattgggaacCCCAAACTCTTTGCCGAGTTGGACGACACGTAGTTAAACATCCAAATGAGCACTGACCCTTGttatgataaataaaaaagtacgaacaaaatatatgagGTATAATACGGAATGGTATGCCTCTGATTTCGCTGAGCTGGGagaaacacacacaaaaaaaaagatggctTCATataaacccttttttttttaaggaggAAGGATGCTACATGGTGTGCACATTGGTCATCTACTTCATCGTCTGCACCCCAAACGTGTAGGCAATTTTGCtatcaataaaaatatatatgtatccCCACGTACCTTTGTACAcctttgtttgtttttcaaaTGGTAAAAGACGAATGCGACTTTAATGGTGCCTTCGCGATGTGATGCGGAAGGGCACGCTCATCAAAATTAAAGCAGGGTAATGGCGtcgggaaaaagaagagttgTACTGTAAGGGTACTTACTCAAAGTTACGAAGGAGGGGTgcattcagaaaaaaaaatgaaataaaaagaattcccTACCAACGTGGAAATTGCAAATTGTAATAAGTGAACTGGGAAAGACGGTTCTCCTGTGCTGCTCCAGAGCTTGAACTTGCCTTACTCAACGAAGTCGAATCCTTTGCTCtcttaaaaagggaatgaTAAAGTGAAACGAGTAAAATGCGGCACGTAAAATGCGGTAAGTGAAATGTGGTAAGCGAAGGGCGGTACGCAAAATGCGGCATGTAAAATGCGGTACACGTGCGTGCATCCGGCTCTCTCAAGAGGCAGaacgcccttttttttttgcgattttttctttcttttgccGAACCGTCGTTCCTCAGATTGACGAAGTATTCCTTCGCCTCCGTAATGTTGTCTCGGAATTTTTTGTACctacaaaggggaaaaaaaaaatacgcacaaacacacatatatgcatcATGTACACATTTCTGCCTGCACATCTTAACCCATTTCCTGGTTTGCCCCAAGAATGGCACAACACTGATGCAACTCAAAATTTGCGAACGCGTCAAGTCGCTTGTGGCAAACCTTGCATGATGCAAAAATTCGTAATCGGGGTGCAGGCTATTTTTGTAGACCTTCTTTTTGCAAGCTGAAAGGGAAGAAGTTTGTACATGCGGCTTGGatacatacaaaaaaagagaagcagGTAAACAATCTACTGTAAGGGAAACTGGGAGCTGGCATGACACGCGCAGATATATGCAAGCAAAAGGGAATATAAAAACCTGCTATGGGGCATTCGATGGTGTCTTTATTTTGcctaaaaaataagaataaaaataataaaacagtTGGCATGCGTCCCAATGCactccttttcttctccccactTCTACAAATTCGACTTACATCAATCGGAGTATGAACGCTTTCTCAAACGTGTGCACGCATGCCTTCCTATTTTTGCTAAACCTAAAACAGGGGTTGTTATACAAAATTAAGCAATCAATTTTggcattaaaaaatggcgattatttttatggaaCATTACTACGTCCGTTGACCTGCACTGTGAAGTGCCTTTTAgaaatggaaatatatttttcgtaAGGAGTGGCACACACAATGACTCTGTGGGTGTATACTTGAGAACATAAAAAGATGGGACGTTCCGAAATGCACATTCTTACCGTTGCGTCACTGGGTTTTCAAAAGGCATTTGCGATATGGGACATTTGGTGGGGAAGACCCCCACTTCTTCATCCACGACCAATTCGTCCTCATCGTCATCTTTCtgattttttaagtgaaacTGGgaaaggtgggaaaaaaaaaaaaaaaacagaggtTAGCAGCAACGGGAATTGGGTCAAATTGTGTAATAATCAGATGCACACTGCGCTATACGGAGCCATAAATGCGAAGAAGACGAGATCTTTTTggagtcttttttttttttttttttcatttttccgtATTGGTACCCTTGCTAATCTGGATATGTCCTTTTCGTCCGTTTGATTTCCTGAACATTTGCAGAGTGCGTACCACAATGAGAGACATGCagatttaaattattaacagCAGGGGTGGAAACAAAGATGGAGTCACTAGGTAGGAATTCAGAACTACGCAGTATTTCGTTTTTCTACACAAATTAGGTAACCAAAGTGAGTAAAAATGGGATTTGTtattcctcttcttttttttttcttttacaacaATTTGCCTCATCTTTTCCTACCTTGCAATTTAAACTTCACATATCTGTTCACGAGCTTCAAAAATTGCGCATCAATATTTAACTCGTCTGGATGTtcggaaatgcaaaaaggaaatgtgGTCATGAGGACTTCCTTTACAAAACGCAGTGGATACGGATAAgtggcagcaaaaaaaaaagggattgGGTAAAAGATGCCCCCCAATTGGAGGACCCCCATACGGTTGGTCTCCCCTCCATTTATAAAACGCGTTTACCTGACCCTGAACGATGGggcatatgcacatgggCATGATTTTTAAGTATAAAAAGgggttaaaaagggggtacgCGGAGATTAAAAGGGGGTATGCGGAGATTAAACGGGGGTAAGCGGAGATTAAAAGGGGGCTAAAATGGTGTAAATTGCTAACGcatcacaaaaaagaaaaatcgcATTTGCATATTAATTCCTGTTGACACACTTACGAAAATATTTAATCGAAAATAGAATGTTGTACAGGCTCTTCTGCAAAGAATTGTGATATTTCTGGATTTCACTCGAGGGGGTGTACTCTTCATCATATTTGTCCAGACTGTCCCAGATGTCCTGGAAGCTTGGGATCTacatgggggggaggggaaagcgAGGGGAATAATTCAGAACAGTTTGTCTCTACACCTGTGCATAGGTATACAATCGGGGGAGTAACAcaaatttgatttttttttattcttatttaCGAGGTCCTCCGCAGACAATTCGTCTTCGCTTTTGCTTTGCGCCTGTGGGGGTGAGTAACGAGGGTCAGGTTATGCCACCTCAcacgtgtgtgcatataaaaagtGTATATGTGTGCCTATGCGTATATATGCAAAACAATGGCCATTCCTACTGCGCTTTGTTTTactactaattttttttatttcacgaATTTTACCTCCTTCGAGGAATCCCTTTGCTCGAACATTACAGTCGCAATACGCTTTCTCCTTATACCCCAATTTTGCGTTAATTCTCTTTTTCGTATTTCCGCACCCCCAGGAAAGACGTTCACGGGAtggtatatttttctcctctacGTTGTAAAGTCAGTGGCAAGAAAGTCGTGCTGCCTGGCAGGCCTATTTCGGAAGGGGTGTAAAATTCGCGTATTTGAAAATCTggaaatttcttttcctttttcgtgaaaataattttggtCACGGCAAAATGGCAGCCAATTGTtcgattcattttttgcgcaaaatgaACACTCGGTGGGTTTACtcgaatttaaaaagaaaaaataaaataaaaaaaacaaaatttccaACTGCGATGGGGCACCGCATTTTCGCCGCTTTATttgtatcattttttccttttttgcggAATGCAGATGAGAAGGTTAATCCGTACGAAATGGCTTCAACATGTGCGCGCGAAGAAGTATTAAAATTGCACATTTCTTATCTATTTGCCAGTCTGTTCTcacctttttatgtatttccCTGGGAGTGGTAAAAAAGCGTCACACAGgtttatgcatttttgctGGAACaagcatgtaaaaaaaaaaaaaggaacactaACAGTTGCAGTTGCATCGTT
Protein-coding regions in this window:
- a CDS encoding hypothetical protein (putative); the encoded protein is MFEQRDSSKEAQSKSEDELSAEDLIPSFQDIWDSLDKYDEEYTPSSEIQKYHNSLQKSLYNILFSIKYFHELNIDAQFLKLVNRYVKFKLQGNQTDEKDISRLARFHLKNQKDDDEDELVVDEEVGVFPTKCPISQMPFENPVTQRFSKNRKACVHTFEKAFILRLMQNKDTIECPIAACKKKVYKNSLHPDYEFLHHARYKKFRDNITEAKEYFVNLRNDESKGFDFVE